A genomic region of Chitinimonas arctica contains the following coding sequences:
- a CDS encoding porin, whose product MKHARIAAVVASLFALPTMSFAADNVTVYGIAQAAVSSVDNGSVRQTIIEDTGSRIGFKGEEDLGAGLAAFFKIESAVALDDASKSGFATREGWVGLKNKDWGLVKLGRGKSYFDLAQESFDGFNGNSTMINSLLIDNAYYRISNSIAYESPDMGGLVAKVEYGDIEKKGSTAGTGKKHNPYTLIGVLEYNNGPIYAVAGVESQRDQATGQAGSSIKSVADDAKATNTLLGGGFTFDSGTNVKLAWRHSKWKAGTGATTQKRNAFIGVVTQPITPVASVRLGFTKVADIKNTSDTGGTYWAIGGDYALSKRTIAYTEFTRAGNDKNAGGLLQTSAGQAAGERNNNAWTTGLIHLF is encoded by the coding sequence ATGAAACATGCACGCATCGCCGCCGTCGTGGCCAGCCTGTTCGCTCTGCCGACAATGAGCTTCGCCGCCGATAACGTGACCGTCTATGGCATTGCCCAAGCCGCTGTCAGCTCCGTGGACAATGGCTCGGTCCGCCAGACCATTATCGAAGACACCGGCTCGCGCATCGGCTTCAAGGGTGAAGAAGACCTGGGCGCCGGCTTGGCCGCGTTCTTCAAGATCGAAAGCGCCGTCGCACTGGACGACGCCAGCAAGTCCGGCTTCGCCACCCGCGAAGGCTGGGTAGGCCTGAAGAACAAGGACTGGGGCCTCGTCAAGCTGGGTCGCGGCAAGAGCTACTTCGACCTTGCCCAGGAAAGCTTCGACGGTTTCAACGGCAACTCGACCATGATCAACAGCCTGTTGATCGACAACGCCTACTACCGCATCAGCAATTCCATTGCTTATGAATCGCCTGATATGGGTGGCCTGGTCGCCAAGGTCGAGTACGGCGATATCGAGAAGAAAGGCTCCACCGCCGGCACCGGCAAGAAGCACAATCCTTACACCCTGATCGGCGTGCTGGAATACAACAATGGCCCGATCTACGCCGTAGCCGGTGTCGAAAGCCAGCGCGACCAGGCAACCGGTCAAGCAGGTTCGTCGATCAAGTCCGTGGCTGACGATGCCAAGGCAACCAACACCCTGCTGGGTGGCGGCTTCACCTTCGACAGCGGTACCAATGTCAAGCTGGCTTGGCGTCACTCCAAGTGGAAGGCCGGTACCGGCGCCACCACCCAGAAGCGTAACGCCTTTATCGGTGTCGTGACCCAACCGATCACCCCGGTGGCTTCCGTGCGCCTGGGCTTCACCAAGGTCGCCGATATCAAGAACACCAGCGACACCGGCGGCACCTACTGGGCAATCGGCGGCGACTATGCCCTGTCCAAGCGCACCATCGCCTACACCGAGTTCACCCGTGCCGGCAATGACAAGAACGCAGGCGGCCTGTTGCAAACCAGCGCCGGGCAAGCTGCCGGCGAGCGCAACAACAACGCTTGGACCACGGGTCTGATCCACCTGTTCTAA